One segment of Mycolicibacterium baixiangningiae DNA contains the following:
- a CDS encoding EamA family transporter, whose amino-acid sequence MAAPGTLTTPRAPVDQFRVGLLLAVGSAFAFGMSGPLGKSLMVAGWSPTAAVTARLAGGALLMAVFATVARPGWVREAAAHWRTVAAYGAVPIAGAQLFYYNAVSHLSVGVALLLEYTAPLLVVAWLWASTRRRPSRLTLAGVALAVAGIVLVLGLVDSGGFASAHINLTGVGWGMAAAVCAACYFVMSERVSTGEEDSGSVHPITLAAAGLAVGGALTALLGALGVMPMTFTANDTVIAGWTTSWVVPVVALGLIPTAIAYTLGIMGIARLRPRFASLVGLAEVLFAVLAAWVLLGESITTVQAIGGAVVLAGLVLARQADRNDARDAAGRDLVAEAMWPETPGGKHPGADSVGSS is encoded by the coding sequence ATGGCCGCGCCCGGCACCCTCACGACACCGCGTGCCCCGGTCGACCAGTTCCGCGTCGGCCTGCTGCTCGCCGTCGGTTCGGCATTCGCCTTCGGCATGTCGGGACCGCTCGGTAAGTCGCTGATGGTCGCGGGGTGGAGCCCGACGGCGGCGGTGACGGCCCGGCTTGCCGGCGGCGCCCTCCTGATGGCGGTGTTCGCAACCGTCGCGCGCCCGGGTTGGGTGCGTGAGGCGGCAGCCCACTGGCGGACCGTCGCCGCCTACGGTGCCGTGCCCATCGCCGGCGCCCAGCTCTTCTACTACAACGCCGTGTCGCATCTGTCGGTCGGCGTCGCGCTGCTGCTGGAGTACACCGCCCCGCTCCTGGTGGTGGCGTGGCTGTGGGCGAGCACCCGGCGCAGGCCGTCGCGCCTGACGCTGGCGGGCGTCGCGCTCGCCGTCGCGGGCATCGTGCTCGTCCTCGGGCTCGTCGACAGCGGCGGCTTCGCCAGTGCGCATATCAACCTCACCGGCGTCGGCTGGGGTATGGCCGCCGCCGTGTGCGCGGCCTGCTACTTCGTGATGTCGGAGCGGGTCTCGACCGGTGAGGAGGACTCGGGCAGCGTCCATCCGATCACGCTCGCCGCGGCCGGCCTGGCGGTCGGTGGGGCGCTCACCGCGCTCCTCGGCGCCCTCGGCGTCATGCCGATGACGTTCACCGCGAACGACACCGTCATCGCCGGGTGGACCACCTCCTGGGTGGTGCCCGTGGTCGCGCTGGGGCTCATCCCGACCGCGATCGCCTACACGCTGGGCATCATGGGCATCGCCCGGCTGCGGCCGCGGTTCGCCTCGCTGGTCGGGCTCGCCGAGGTGTTGTTCGCGGTGCTGGCGGCGTGGGTGCTGCTCGGCGAATCGATCACGACGGTCCAGGCCATCGGCGGCGCGGTCGTGCTCGCCGGCCTGGTCCTGGCGCGGCAGGCCGACCGGAACGATGCGCGTGACGCCGCAGGGCGCGACCTCGTGGCCGAGGCGATGTGGCCAGAAACACCGGGCGGTAAGCACCCGGGTGCAGATTCTGTTGGTTCTAGCTAG
- a CDS encoding cutinase family protein — protein MPVNLLRAGARLAATAVSVVSAGALLTAAPAAAQGCSDVELIFARGTSEPPGIGRVGQALADAMRPILGGRTLSTYGVIYPATYDFLNAGSGAADATARIASVSAQCPGTRFVLGGYSQGAAVVDMLAGVPPLGNRIGDIGSAPPLPSNYVGDVAAVAVFGNPAAKFGNPVSAQGQFAGRSLDLCSDGDPICSDGRNPFAHTHYESSPFIGQAAGFAAGLV, from the coding sequence GTGCCGGTGAACCTGCTTCGCGCCGGCGCCCGGCTGGCCGCCACCGCTGTCTCCGTCGTATCCGCCGGTGCGCTCCTCACCGCGGCCCCCGCCGCCGCGCAGGGCTGTTCCGACGTCGAGCTGATCTTCGCCCGCGGAACCAGCGAACCCCCCGGTATCGGCCGGGTCGGTCAGGCACTCGCCGACGCGATGCGGCCCATTCTCGGCGGCCGGACGCTGAGCACTTACGGCGTGATCTACCCGGCCACTTACGACTTCCTCAACGCCGGCTCGGGCGCCGCGGACGCGACCGCGCGCATCGCGTCGGTCTCGGCGCAGTGCCCGGGCACCCGGTTCGTGCTCGGCGGCTACTCCCAGGGCGCCGCAGTGGTCGACATGCTCGCCGGGGTACCGCCGCTGGGCAATCGGATCGGTGACATCGGTTCGGCGCCTCCGCTGCCCTCGAACTACGTCGGCGACGTCGCGGCGGTGGCGGTGTTCGGCAACCCGGCGGCCAAGTTCGGCAACCCGGTCTCGGCGCAGGGGCAGTTCGCGGGCCGCAGCCTCGACCTGTGCAGCGACGGCGACCCGATCTGCTCGGACGGCCGCAACCCGTTCGCTCACACCCACTACGAGTCCTCACCGTTCATCGGCCAGGCCGCAGGATTCGCCGCCGGCCTCGTGTGA
- a CDS encoding cutinase family protein: protein MASVKIDGVHDHSASARWARRCLTLTACVLVAAGLLAAPALLPPTAAVASAQSCPQAELIFARGRTESPGAGVIGNALISALRDKTDKDIDLYSVQYPADTEIDVGANDMSSRIQDMAGRCPDTRLVLGGYSLGAAVTDIVLAAPIAAFGFEKPLPPGMDRHIAAVALFGNGVAWVGPITNFSPLYRERTIELCHGADPICSPADPNTWEGNWPDHAARAYVSAGMVNQAADFVAGRI, encoded by the coding sequence ATGGCGTCGGTTAAGATCGACGGGGTGCATGATCATTCTGCGTCGGCCCGCTGGGCCCGCCGGTGTCTGACGCTCACCGCATGCGTGCTCGTCGCGGCCGGATTGCTCGCCGCTCCCGCGTTACTACCCCCCACCGCCGCGGTCGCCTCGGCGCAGTCGTGCCCGCAGGCCGAGTTGATCTTCGCTCGCGGCCGCACCGAGTCCCCGGGCGCAGGCGTGATCGGCAATGCGCTCATCAGCGCGCTGCGCGACAAAACCGACAAGGACATCGACCTCTACTCCGTGCAGTACCCGGCGGACACCGAGATCGATGTGGGCGCCAACGACATGAGCTCGCGCATCCAGGACATGGCGGGACGGTGCCCCGACACCCGGCTGGTGCTGGGCGGCTACTCGCTCGGCGCGGCCGTGACCGACATCGTGCTGGCCGCACCGATCGCCGCGTTCGGGTTCGAGAAGCCTCTTCCGCCCGGGATGGACCGGCACATCGCCGCGGTCGCGCTGTTCGGCAACGGCGTCGCATGGGTCGGGCCGATCACCAACTTCAGCCCGCTCTACCGCGAACGCACCATCGAGCTGTGCCACGGCGCCGACCCGATCTGCAGCCCGGCCGACCCGAACACCTGGGAGGGCAACTGGCCCGACCACGCGGCCAGGGCTTACGTCAGCGCCGGCATGGTCAACCAGGCCGCCGACTTCGTGGCCGGCCGTATCTGA